A part of Haloarchaeobius sp. HME9146 genomic DNA contains:
- a CDS encoding CARDB domain-containing protein produces the protein MPSDPPAGPPAPEPASTRSDGTYRPLRDPQVILLILIVLGTFAVMAGGLGTGPPFGDDDESSGPVFPVFDYDGEDRPEAETLTLAANRTVVDPAGAVKFTVTASNKPVANVSLRVDGRSAETDQNGTSVLTFDSPGSYEVVLVPTNTDNTSTESVTVRVRRYEVDLAASVPTSDPVTGQNVTVAVTRADTGAAVAGTVVAGGRTVKTGDDGRANVTFSTAGTHTVTVRAPQTETERFTDAETTVVVDRRVVGLNLVLGTTETRVDDPVQATVTRADTGAPVNATVTVGNSTTTTGADGQTNLSFPTSGTYAVTVEAPQTSAVRFDSATTELSVEPKLVDLRLAVNRSTVPVGERVTFTLRRTDTGEPVAGTVDLFGTPYRTGEDGRLRVAFQRGAVVTAVGDAAETDTTRFVSSSRKLTVLGPDWAVIDLQAPDAVQRNESVTVTATVRNDGTASATEEVAYRIGDRTLATRTVSVDAGETTEVQFTVDAVDLPAGNYTQAVSIRWATAGADLTVTANRSEPSERVTDDRPRRELTADMTAGSNRSLARAEHTVRQW, from the coding sequence ATGCCGTCGGACCCCCCTGCAGGCCCACCAGCGCCCGAGCCCGCGAGCACGCGGAGCGACGGCACCTACCGCCCACTCCGGGACCCGCAGGTCATCCTCCTGATACTCATCGTCCTGGGCACGTTCGCGGTGATGGCCGGCGGGCTCGGAACCGGGCCGCCGTTCGGCGACGACGACGAGTCGAGCGGCCCGGTGTTCCCGGTCTTCGATTACGACGGGGAGGACCGACCGGAAGCGGAGACGCTCACGCTGGCGGCGAACCGGACCGTCGTCGACCCCGCGGGCGCTGTGAAGTTCACCGTGACCGCGTCGAACAAGCCGGTCGCGAACGTCTCGCTGCGGGTCGACGGCCGGAGCGCCGAGACCGACCAGAACGGCACGTCCGTCCTCACCTTCGACAGCCCAGGCTCCTACGAGGTGGTGCTGGTCCCGACGAACACCGACAACACCAGCACCGAGAGCGTCACCGTCAGGGTGCGCCGATACGAGGTCGACCTGGCGGCGTCGGTCCCCACCTCGGATCCGGTCACCGGACAGAACGTGACCGTCGCGGTGACCCGTGCCGACACGGGCGCGGCCGTCGCCGGCACGGTCGTCGCGGGTGGCCGGACGGTGAAGACCGGCGACGACGGCCGGGCGAACGTGACGTTCTCGACCGCCGGCACCCACACCGTAACGGTCCGGGCCCCACAGACCGAGACCGAGCGCTTCACCGACGCAGAGACGACCGTCGTCGTCGACCGACGGGTCGTCGGGCTGAACCTCGTGCTCGGCACGACCGAGACGCGGGTCGACGACCCCGTCCAGGCAACCGTGACCCGGGCGGACACGGGTGCCCCGGTGAACGCGACGGTCACCGTCGGGAATTCGACGACCACGACCGGGGCCGACGGCCAGACCAACCTCTCCTTCCCGACCAGTGGCACGTACGCGGTCACGGTCGAGGCACCACAGACCTCCGCCGTCAGGTTCGACTCGGCGACCACCGAGTTGTCGGTCGAACCGAAGCTGGTCGACCTGCGACTGGCCGTGAACCGGTCGACGGTGCCGGTCGGTGAGCGCGTGACGTTCACGCTCCGCCGAACGGACACCGGCGAGCCCGTCGCGGGGACCGTCGACCTGTTCGGGACGCCGTACCGGACCGGCGAGGACGGTCGGCTCCGGGTCGCCTTCCAGCGGGGAGCAGTCGTGACCGCAGTCGGAGACGCAGCCGAGACCGACACGACGCGGTTCGTCTCGTCGAGCCGGAAGCTCACCGTCCTCGGGCCGGACTGGGCGGTCATCGACCTGCAGGCCCCCGACGCTGTCCAGCGGAACGAGTCGGTCACGGTCACCGCCACGGTCCGGAACGACGGGACGGCCAGTGCGACCGAAGAGGTCGCGTACCGCATCGGTGACCGGACGCTGGCGACTCGCACGGTGTCGGTCGACGCCGGCGAGACGACCGAGGTCCAGTTCACCGTCGACGCGGTCGACCTCCCTGCCGGGAACTACACCCAGGCGGTGTCCATCCGCTGGGCAACCGCCGGGGCGGACCTGACCGTCACCGCGAACCGGAGCGAGCCCAGCGAGCGCGTGACCGACGACCGCCCGAGGCGCGAGCTCACCGCGGACATGACAGCCGGCTCGAACCGGTCGTTAGCTCGCGCCGAACACACGGTTCGCCAGTGGTAA
- a CDS encoding EamA family transporter, translated as MTRYRNVSLFLVLAAVWGSAFMAIKAGVADIPPVLFAALRYDIAGVLMLGYAVYAVDDWLPRSRAGWLEVVIGGVFMIAAYHALLFVGETGPVSSGAAAVLVALSPVLTTAFARLLLPDEPVTPETWLGMFLALVGVAVLVHPDPDALLSDAVVSKLLVFGAAAAFALGSVLTRRIDSDISIEAMEAWSMLLGALLMHAVSIAMPSESFALIQWTPRAIASLVYLSIFASALGFLIYFDLLDRLGPVEINMVSYVAPVFAALSGWAVLGDTVDVYTVVGFVIIFAGFAVVKRRALAAEVEDIRTTGRQES; from the coding sequence GTGACCAGATACCGGAACGTCTCGCTCTTTCTCGTTCTCGCGGCCGTCTGGGGGAGCGCGTTCATGGCCATCAAGGCGGGGGTCGCCGACATCCCGCCGGTCCTGTTCGCGGCCCTCCGGTACGACATCGCGGGTGTCCTGATGCTCGGCTACGCCGTCTACGCCGTCGACGACTGGCTGCCCCGTTCCCGGGCCGGCTGGCTGGAGGTCGTCATCGGGGGCGTGTTCATGATCGCCGCCTACCACGCGCTGCTGTTCGTCGGCGAGACCGGCCCCGTGAGCAGTGGGGCCGCCGCCGTCCTCGTCGCGCTCTCACCGGTCCTGACGACCGCGTTCGCTCGCCTGCTGCTCCCCGACGAACCGGTGACCCCGGAGACGTGGCTGGGGATGTTCCTCGCGCTGGTCGGCGTCGCGGTGCTCGTCCACCCCGACCCGGACGCATTGCTCTCCGATGCGGTGGTCTCGAAGCTCCTCGTGTTCGGGGCTGCGGCCGCCTTCGCGCTGGGGAGCGTGCTCACCCGTAGAATCGACAGCGACATCTCCATCGAGGCGATGGAGGCGTGGTCGATGCTCCTCGGTGCGCTGTTGATGCACGCCGTGAGCATCGCCATGCCGAGCGAATCGTTCGCGCTCATCCAGTGGACGCCGCGGGCGATCGCCTCGCTGGTGTACCTCTCCATCTTCGCCAGCGCCCTCGGCTTCCTCATCTACTTCGACCTGCTCGACCGGCTCGGCCCGGTCGAGATAAACATGGTGTCGTACGTGGCGCCGGTGTTCGCGGCGCTCTCGGGGTGGGCGGTCCTCGGCGATACCGTCGACGTCTACACCGTCGTCGGCTTCGTGATAATCTTCGCCGGCTTCGCCGTGGTCAAACGGCGGGCGCTCGCGGCGGAGGTCGAAGACATCAGAACGACGGGACGGCAAGAATCGTAA
- a CDS encoding ribonuclease H — translation MAAHGRPALRDLFDESPTPHIAHPPTTHHRDFYVATDGSYRASGEGGLGVVIETRDGTRVTRVSTGDSPPDNNVAEYRALHLGLDVLAARAPADARVGILVDHNDLAANVNNAVLATRHPDWQPTKPFVVPRASENHWRGIRARLCGFGEVRAARIRSDDNPAHPLANAPNRYAHVNDEPERCVLPEPLGPAEPAGPQYPPPSRADRHASD, via the coding sequence ATGGCCGCTCATGGCCGTCCCGCCTTGCGGGATCTGTTCGACGAGTCGCCGACGCCGCACATCGCACACCCGCCTACGACTCACCACCGCGATTTCTACGTCGCCACAGACGGTTCCTACCGAGCCTCTGGTGAGGGCGGACTCGGTGTCGTCATCGAGACCCGAGACGGCACCCGTGTCACACGCGTGTCGACCGGTGACTCGCCCCCGGACAACAACGTCGCCGAGTACCGCGCACTGCACCTCGGCCTCGACGTGCTCGCCGCTCGTGCGCCCGCGGATGCCCGCGTCGGCATCCTCGTGGACCACAACGACCTCGCGGCGAACGTCAACAACGCGGTACTCGCTACTCGACACCCGGACTGGCAACCGACCAAACCGTTCGTCGTCCCGCGGGCCAGCGAGAACCACTGGCGCGGCATCCGCGCCCGTCTCTGTGGCTTCGGCGAGGTGCGCGCCGCGCGCATCCGGTCCGACGACAACCCGGCGCACCCGCTGGCGAACGCGCCGAACCGCTACGCGCACGTCAACGACGAACCGGAACGGTGTGTCTTGCCCGAACCGCTCGGTCCGGCCGAGCCGGCAGGACCGCAGTACCCGCCGCCGTCGCGGGCCGACCGCCACGCGTCGGACTAG
- a CDS encoding twin-arginine translocation signal domain-containing protein, whose translation MNRRRFLTLTAAAGATGFLGRSLRESRAEPETRDPITSPTEATATAEPAATTTAAPEKPAPELEVISTASGLLDVSVRLTRLEDLTTIYNRERELSYAERIYLSGQFDTDTDYLVDISIDGDLVYEDEVAAGERVVLGIRDATTVVIVDRRRLVE comes from the coding sequence ATGAACCGTCGCCGGTTCCTCACGCTGACCGCGGCCGCCGGAGCGACCGGCTTCCTCGGTCGGTCCCTCCGCGAATCCCGTGCCGAGCCCGAGACACGGGACCCGATCACTTCTCCCACAGAAGCGACCGCCACGGCCGAGCCCGCCGCGACGACCACTGCAGCTCCCGAGAAGCCCGCCCCGGAACTCGAAGTCATCTCGACGGCCTCGGGCCTGCTCGACGTCTCGGTTCGGCTCACGCGCCTGGAAGACCTGACGACCATCTACAACCGCGAGCGCGAGCTCAGCTACGCCGAACGTATCTACCTGAGTGGGCAGTTCGACACCGACACCGACTACCTCGTCGACATCTCCATCGACGGTGACCTGGTGTACGAGGACGAGGTGGCTGCTGGGGAACGCGTCGTCCTCGGCATCCGCGACGCGACGACGGTCGTGATCGTCGACCGGCGCAGACTCGTGGAGTAG
- a CDS encoding NADP-dependent malic enzyme: MGIDEDSLEYHAEDPPGKLEISTTKPTNTQRDLSLAYSPGVAAPCNEIAANPDDAYKYTAKGNLVGVVSNGSAVLGLGDIGAQASKPVMEGKGVLFKRFADIDVFDIELDEADPEKIIDSVRSMEPTFGGINLEDISAPECFTIEETLREEMDIPVFHDDQHGTAIISGAALVNACEIAGKDIGELDIVFSGAGASALATARFYVSLGATRENITMCDSSGIITQERAEAGDVNKYKREFARDVPGGDLADAMEDADVFVGLSIGGLVSQEMVQSMADNPIVFAMANPDPEIGYEAAKEARDDTVIMATGRSDYPNQVNNVLGFPFIFRGALDVRATEINEEMKVAAAKALADLAKQDVPDAVVKAYGDQPLQFGADYIIPKPLDPRVLFEVAPAVADAAMDSGCARKELDLDEYEERLEARLGKSREMMRVVLNKAKSDPKRIALAEGNDEKMIRAAYQLAEQGIAEPILIGNPNRIEKTKDRLGLEFDPEIANPREADGEYEDYADRLYRIRKRKGLTKSEAVDMIRRDTNYFGSVMVECGDADAMLTGLTHHYPSALRPPLQVIGTREDANYAAGVYMLTFKNRVIFCADTTVNQDPDAKVLAEVAEHTADLARRFNVDPRVAMLSYSNFGSVDNPGTRKPRRAANMLRDDPKVDFPVDGEMQADTAVVEEILEGTYDFAEFDEPANVLVFPNLEAGNIGYKLLQRLGGAEAIGPMLVGMDKPVHVLQRGDEVKDIVNLAGVAVVDAQQNE; this comes from the coding sequence ATGGGAATCGACGAGGATTCACTCGAGTATCACGCGGAGGACCCACCCGGGAAACTGGAGATATCGACGACGAAGCCGACCAACACACAGCGAGACCTCTCGCTGGCGTATTCGCCGGGTGTCGCTGCCCCCTGTAACGAGATCGCGGCGAACCCCGACGACGCCTACAAGTACACCGCGAAGGGCAATCTCGTGGGCGTCGTCTCGAACGGGAGCGCCGTCCTCGGCCTCGGCGACATCGGCGCGCAGGCCTCGAAGCCCGTCATGGAGGGGAAGGGCGTCCTGTTCAAGCGCTTCGCCGACATCGACGTGTTCGACATCGAGCTCGACGAGGCCGACCCCGAGAAGATAATCGACTCCGTCCGCTCGATGGAGCCGACGTTCGGGGGCATCAACCTCGAAGACATCTCCGCGCCGGAGTGTTTCACCATCGAGGAGACGCTCCGAGAGGAGATGGACATCCCCGTCTTCCACGACGACCAGCACGGCACCGCCATCATCTCGGGTGCCGCCCTCGTCAACGCCTGCGAGATCGCCGGCAAGGACATCGGCGAGCTCGACATCGTCTTCTCCGGCGCTGGCGCGTCCGCGCTCGCAACCGCCCGCTTCTACGTCTCTCTCGGTGCCACGCGCGAGAACATCACGATGTGTGACTCCTCGGGTATCATCACGCAGGAGCGCGCCGAGGCAGGCGACGTGAACAAGTACAAGCGCGAGTTCGCCCGGGACGTCCCCGGCGGGGACCTCGCCGACGCGATGGAAGATGCCGACGTGTTCGTCGGACTCTCCATCGGCGGCCTCGTCTCCCAGGAGATGGTCCAGTCGATGGCCGACAACCCCATCGTGTTCGCGATGGCGAACCCGGACCCCGAGATCGGCTACGAGGCGGCCAAGGAGGCCCGCGACGACACCGTCATCATGGCCACCGGGCGCTCTGACTATCCGAACCAGGTCAACAACGTCCTCGGGTTCCCGTTCATCTTCCGTGGCGCGCTCGACGTTCGCGCGACCGAGATCAACGAGGAGATGAAGGTCGCCGCCGCGAAGGCGCTGGCCGACCTCGCGAAACAGGACGTGCCGGACGCGGTCGTCAAGGCCTACGGCGACCAGCCCCTGCAGTTCGGCGCGGACTACATCATCCCGAAGCCGCTCGACCCCCGTGTGCTGTTCGAGGTCGCGCCGGCCGTCGCCGACGCCGCGATGGACTCCGGCTGCGCCCGCAAGGAGCTCGACCTGGATGAGTACGAGGAGCGCCTGGAGGCACGCCTCGGGAAGTCCCGCGAGATGATGCGCGTCGTCCTCAACAAGGCGAAGTCCGACCCCAAGCGCATCGCGCTCGCGGAGGGGAACGACGAGAAGATGATTCGGGCGGCCTACCAGCTCGCAGAGCAGGGTATCGCCGAGCCCATCCTCATCGGGAACCCGAACCGCATCGAGAAGACGAAAGACCGACTCGGGCTGGAGTTCGACCCCGAGATCGCCAACCCGCGTGAAGCCGACGGCGAGTACGAGGACTACGCCGACCGCCTCTACCGCATCAGGAAGCGCAAGGGCCTGACCAAGAGCGAGGCGGTCGACATGATCCGCCGCGACACCAACTACTTCGGCAGCGTGATGGTCGAGTGTGGCGACGCCGACGCGATGCTGACCGGCCTGACCCACCACTACCCCTCCGCACTGCGCCCGCCCCTGCAGGTCATCGGCACCCGCGAGGACGCCAACTACGCGGCCGGTGTGTACATGCTGACGTTCAAGAACCGCGTCATCTTCTGTGCCGACACCACCGTCAACCAGGACCCCGACGCGAAGGTGCTGGCCGAGGTCGCCGAACACACCGCCGACCTCGCCCGCCGGTTCAACGTCGACCCGCGCGTCGCGATGCTTTCGTACTCCAACTTCGGCTCGGTCGACAACCCCGGGACGCGCAAGCCGCGCCGCGCGGCCAACATGCTCCGGGACGACCCGAAGGTCGACTTCCCGGTCGACGGCGAGATGCAGGCCGACACCGCCGTCGTCGAGGAGATCCTCGAAGGCACCTACGACTTCGCCGAGTTCGACGAGCCCGCGAACGTGCTCGTCTTCCCGAACCTCGAGGCCGGCAACATCGGCTACAAGCTGCTCCAGCGCCTCGGCGGCGCGGAGGCCATCGGCCCGATGCTCGTCGGCATGGACAAGCCGGTCCACGTGCTCCAGCGCGGTGACGAGGTCAAGGACATCGTCAACCTCGCAGGTGTGGCGGTCGTGGACGCCCAGCAGAACGAGTAA
- a CDS encoding Xaa-Pro peptidase family protein codes for MIQTRLDAFLDEQGYDELWFLDPANVAWLTGADTRIDASDAVGVAAACYDGDGVTVLAGPDADRLQTEELDDDVAVETFAWYESSLEAAVVARASEDAAADLALDGLATVDAYALRQPLVDGDIERYDQLGQDVAGAVEAVCRELQSGDSEHEVGSAVRIALAARDIEPVSIFVGGAARAQRFVRPRPTALELGDYVVVSVTGRRDGLHAGCTRTVAFDAPEWLEARHEAAARVEATAYAATASGVTGEGAGTVGDVFAAIQSAYDAVGSPDRWQAHPQGGATGYSRREWLATPESDVLLQGPMAYAWTPSLPGVRREDTTLVTADGMVDRLTDTGGWPIQRASAVGSDETYSIPAVLSP; via the coding sequence ATGATACAGACCCGTCTCGACGCCTTCCTCGACGAGCAGGGATACGACGAACTGTGGTTCCTCGACCCCGCGAACGTCGCCTGGCTCACGGGGGCAGATACCCGCATCGACGCCAGCGACGCGGTCGGTGTCGCGGCGGCATGCTACGACGGCGATGGCGTCACCGTCCTCGCGGGCCCGGACGCCGACCGGCTCCAGACCGAGGAGCTCGACGACGACGTGGCCGTCGAGACGTTCGCGTGGTACGAGTCCTCTCTCGAAGCGGCGGTGGTGGCCCGGGCCAGCGAGGACGCGGCGGCCGACCTGGCACTGGACGGGCTGGCGACGGTCGACGCGTACGCGCTCCGACAGCCACTCGTCGACGGCGACATCGAGCGATACGACCAGCTCGGACAGGACGTGGCGGGCGCGGTCGAGGCGGTCTGTCGGGAACTCCAGTCCGGTGACTCCGAGCACGAGGTCGGCTCCGCGGTGCGCATCGCGCTGGCGGCGCGTGACATCGAGCCGGTGAGCATCTTCGTCGGCGGGGCAGCGCGCGCCCAGCGGTTCGTCCGGCCGAGGCCGACCGCCCTCGAACTCGGCGACTACGTGGTGGTCTCGGTCACGGGGCGGCGCGACGGCCTCCACGCGGGCTGCACCCGGACGGTCGCGTTCGACGCACCAGAGTGGCTCGAAGCACGCCACGAGGCTGCGGCCCGGGTCGAGGCGACGGCCTACGCGGCGACCGCTTCGGGGGTCACCGGGGAGGGGGCTGGCACCGTGGGTGACGTGTTCGCGGCCATCCAGTCGGCCTACGACGCGGTCGGGTCGCCCGACCGCTGGCAGGCGCATCCGCAGGGAGGGGCGACGGGCTATTCCCGCCGGGAGTGGCTGGCGACGCCCGAGTCCGACGTGCTCCTGCAGGGACCGATGGCCTACGCGTGGACGCCGTCGCTGCCGGGTGTTCGCCGGGAAGATACGACCCTCGTCACGGCCGACGGGATGGTCGACCGGCTGACCGACACGGGTGGGTGGCCCATCCAGCGGGCCTCGGCCGTCGGTTCCGACGAGACGTACTCGATTCCAGCCGTGCTGTCACCCTGA
- a CDS encoding cytochrome AA3 biosynthesis protein, which yields MQALSRRGVRILAVVTTVLTGLLILLGVYTAATGTGLTCQGRWPLCGGPVFGLLPPNYASIPEWTHRFVASITGFFILGTAYGAWKVFDQRRIHIALAVAILVLPVQILLGRETVVTYTALVQTLHHAAALVIFGGFVSGTAWMFDGTETRHESASATGHGVNADD from the coding sequence ATGCAAGCGCTCAGCAGGCGCGGCGTCCGCATCCTCGCCGTCGTCACGACCGTTCTGACGGGACTGCTCATCCTGCTCGGGGTTTACACCGCAGCGACAGGGACAGGGCTCACGTGCCAGGGCCGCTGGCCGCTGTGTGGCGGGCCGGTGTTCGGCCTGCTCCCGCCGAACTACGCCTCGATTCCGGAGTGGACCCACCGGTTCGTCGCGTCCATCACCGGCTTCTTCATCCTCGGGACGGCCTACGGCGCGTGGAAGGTGTTCGACCAGCGTCGCATCCACATCGCGCTCGCCGTGGCGATCCTCGTCCTGCCGGTCCAGATCCTGCTCGGCCGCGAGACCGTCGTCACCTACACCGCACTGGTCCAGACGCTGCACCACGCGGCCGCCCTCGTCATCTTCGGCGGCTTCGTCAGTGGGACCGCCTGGATGTTCGACGGGACCGAGACGCGCCACGAGTCCGCCAGCGCGACCGGCCACGGCGTGAACGCCGACGACTGA
- a CDS encoding Na+/H+ antiporter NhaC family protein, whose protein sequence is MALEQIDAGAWSVVPALVAIATAWYTREALIGLFLGVLTTGSIYGALQPTAVGVPADIANGSPALGSVLGTVFGLKTIPTLVATAPLFGSEWYIKNVLIALFAIGGTIGLMIRAGALQGVLQALAKRAEDAGDAEKAAFLAGVAIHIDDYFNCLVVGSMMRPLTDKYNVSRAKLAYYVDSAGSPAARLAFYSTWGVALIGFIGAGLTAAKTQGTLPPGMSEMVTGSGENASAVTSEVWPLFLNTLFTGFYSWIALVIAALVAWQVIPNFGPMAREEKRARQEGKVVGEDQDPMLSREMDEYEMAETAEPRWQNFAIPIGAMILVALGSMFWTSSPFVTADQYDTLFSIGGYSLLLPAGGEVGFAPGSFELGLAATTALILSFVLYRLRGDIPTNDDATNAMVRGFKGIFLAAAILMMASSIQNSVTTLGIAAFVTQWFQGVPAFIVPLIVFLVTAFVSFSDGSSWSTYGIMFPIAIPVALTTGANLPIVIGAVFSGGIFGDHTSPISDTTVLASSTSGSDHMVHVRTQIPYALLTAGITALVLLIAGFVVPEGFQIIPY, encoded by the coding sequence ATGGCACTCGAACAGATAGACGCAGGTGCATGGTCGGTCGTCCCGGCACTCGTGGCTATCGCGACGGCGTGGTACACGCGTGAAGCCCTCATCGGGTTGTTCCTCGGGGTACTCACCACCGGGAGTATCTACGGTGCGCTGCAGCCAACCGCCGTGGGTGTCCCGGCCGACATCGCGAACGGGTCGCCCGCGCTCGGGTCGGTACTCGGGACCGTCTTCGGGCTGAAGACCATCCCGACGCTGGTGGCGACCGCGCCGCTGTTCGGCAGCGAGTGGTACATCAAGAACGTCCTCATCGCCCTGTTCGCCATCGGTGGCACCATCGGGTTGATGATACGCGCCGGGGCGCTGCAGGGCGTCCTGCAGGCACTCGCGAAACGGGCCGAGGACGCCGGAGACGCCGAGAAAGCGGCCTTTCTGGCAGGCGTCGCCATCCACATCGACGACTACTTCAACTGCCTCGTGGTCGGCTCGATGATGCGCCCGCTGACGGACAAGTACAACGTCTCGCGGGCGAAGCTGGCCTACTACGTCGACAGCGCCGGCTCCCCCGCAGCCCGCCTCGCGTTCTACTCGACGTGGGGCGTCGCCCTCATCGGCTTCATCGGCGCGGGCCTCACCGCGGCGAAGACCCAGGGGACGCTCCCGCCGGGCATGAGCGAGATGGTCACCGGCTCCGGCGAGAACGCCAGCGCCGTCACCAGCGAGGTGTGGCCGCTGTTCCTCAACACCCTGTTCACCGGCTTCTACTCGTGGATCGCGCTGGTCATCGCAGCGCTGGTCGCCTGGCAGGTCATCCCGAACTTCGGGCCGATGGCCCGCGAGGAGAAGCGCGCCCGTCAGGAGGGCAAGGTCGTCGGCGAGGACCAGGACCCGATGCTCTCGCGCGAGATGGATGAGTACGAGATGGCCGAGACCGCCGAGCCGCGCTGGCAGAACTTCGCCATCCCCATCGGTGCGATGATCCTCGTCGCACTCGGCTCGATGTTCTGGACGTCGTCGCCGTTCGTCACCGCCGACCAGTACGACACGCTGTTCAGCATCGGCGGGTACAGTCTGCTCCTGCCCGCCGGCGGCGAGGTGGGCTTCGCACCCGGTTCGTTCGAACTCGGGCTCGCGGCGACCACGGCCCTCATCCTCTCGTTCGTCCTCTACCGGCTCCGCGGTGACATCCCCACGAACGACGACGCCACGAACGCGATGGTCCGCGGGTTCAAGGGCATCTTCCTCGCCGCGGCCATCCTCATGATGGCCTCGAGCATCCAGAACTCGGTGACGACGCTCGGTATCGCCGCGTTCGTCACGCAGTGGTTCCAGGGCGTCCCGGCGTTCATCGTGCCCCTCATCGTGTTCCTCGTGACCGCGTTCGTGAGCTTCTCCGACGGCTCCTCGTGGTCGACCTACGGCATCATGTTCCCCATCGCCATCCCGGTCGCACTGACCACCGGCGCGAACCTCCCCATCGTCATCGGGGCGGTGTTCTCCGGTGGCATCTTCGGCGATCACACCTCCCCCATCTCCGATACGACGGTGCTGGCGTCCTCGACCAGTGGCTCCGACCACATGGTCCACGTCCGGACGCAGATTCCGTACGCGCTCCTGACGGCTGGCATCACCGCACTGGTGCTCCTGATTGCGGGCTTCGTCGTGCCCGAAGGCTTCCAGATAATCCCGTACTGA
- a CDS encoding transporter substrate-binding domain-containing protein — protein MDRRNYLKTSGAAIAGMGLAGCLGSLTGGSGETITIGSDIPYKPFEYREADGDLTGFDVEIAEAVFGDEMGRDYEFKQTSFDGIINSLNNGNFRVIMSAMTINDERAQEVDFSDPYFTAYQTVLVLKDGNISAKEDLKGKNVGVQKGTTGEAAAEQLKEEFGGDLTLKSYDQITGAFDALTNNQVSAVINDNTVSAEFANENDAVVFLEGDGAAVEAGQEAPPYLTLTVENYGIAFRQDDDDFRSEVNDAIAAIKENGTYDDIYSNYFQG, from the coding sequence ATGGATAGACGCAATTACCTCAAGACGAGCGGTGCAGCAATCGCAGGAATGGGCCTCGCTGGCTGTCTGGGCTCGCTGACCGGTGGCAGCGGCGAGACCATCACCATCGGCTCCGACATCCCGTACAAGCCGTTCGAGTACCGTGAGGCAGACGGTGACCTCACCGGGTTCGACGTGGAGATCGCCGAGGCCGTCTTCGGCGACGAGATGGGCCGTGACTACGAGTTCAAGCAGACGAGCTTCGACGGTATCATCAACTCCCTGAACAACGGGAACTTCCGCGTCATCATGAGCGCGATGACCATCAACGACGAACGCGCACAGGAGGTCGACTTCTCTGACCCGTACTTCACGGCGTACCAGACCGTCCTCGTCCTCAAGGACGGCAACATCTCCGCGAAGGAGGACCTGAAGGGCAAGAACGTCGGCGTGCAGAAGGGGACGACCGGCGAGGCCGCAGCAGAACAGCTCAAAGAGGAGTTCGGTGGCGACCTGACCCTCAAGAGCTACGACCAGATTACGGGCGCGTTCGACGCGCTGACCAACAACCAGGTGTCGGCCGTCATCAACGACAACACGGTCAGCGCCGAATTCGCGAACGAGAACGACGCCGTGGTATTCCTCGAGGGCGACGGAGCCGCCGTCGAGGCTGGGCAGGAGGCACCGCCGTACCTCACCCTCACCGTCGAGAACTACGGTATCGCGTTCCGGCAGGACGACGACGACTTCCGTTCGGAGGTCAACGACGCCATCGCCGCCATCAAGGAGAACGGAACGTACGACGACATCTACAGCAACTACTTCCAGGGCTAA